ACCTCCTCGTGGGGCAGAAGGTCCTGGCCCTCGGAAACCCGTTCGGCCTCGACCACTCGATGACGTCCGGGATCGTCAGCGCGCTGGGACGTGAGCTGAAGTCGCCCAACGGGCGGATCATCCGCGACGTGATCCAGACCGACGCCGCCATCAACCCGGGCAACTCTGGGGGGCCGCTGCTCGACTCCAGTGGCCGCCTGATCGGCGTGAACGCCGCGATCGTCAGCCCCAACGGCGCATCCGCGGGAATCGGTTTCGCCGTCCCGGTGGACACCGTGAAGCGCCTGGTGCCCCAGCTGATCGAGAAGGGACGCGCGGTCAACCCCGGCGTCGGAGTCGCGCTCCTGTCCGACGCCCAGGCGAGCCAGTTCGGACTCGAGGGCGCGGTCGTTCTCAGCGTGGTCGCGGGTAGCCCGGCCGATCACGCCGGGATCGAGGGGATCGGCCGGAGCCGCCGGGGCTACGTGGTCGGAGACATCGTCATCGCGGTGGACGGCAAGGCGGTCAAGACGACCGACGACCTCTCATACGCCTTCGAGACCGCGGGAGTCGGCCGGACGGTCACGCTGACCCTCGAGCGCCAGGGGCAGAAGCGCGACGTGAAAGTCACGCTGAGGGACATCCGGTAGCCGGCTCCTCCGGCCTCCCACCGTCAGCTCGTCCGCTCCCTGAGAACCCTGGGAACCTGGAAGCGAACGTCCACCGGCGACTCGAGTCCGGGCCCGCTGATCCTGAGTGTCAGCACGCCGTGGAGCCCGCCTTCGGGCAGAGGGAAGTACAGCAGCGAGTGGAACCAGGTGAACGGCCCGAGCTCCACCTGGTCGATTCTGAGCCCGCGACCCACCAGCGTCGGGTAGAAGCTCCCACGGACCGCCAGGCTCGTGTCGAACTGGTTCCCCACGACCATCGGGTGCGACCGAAGCAGGGACGCGTCGAACTGACGCTTGGGGTAGTTCCGGGCGATCTCCTCGAACGGCACCGCACGGTACGCCCGGCCGCTTTCGTCAAGGAGGGTGAACGACTCGGGGGTCACGCGGACGCTGGACCCGGGACCGGAGAGTCCTATCGCCACCGCGAGAGGGACGTAGCTGTCGCGGGCGTGCATCGCTGCCGGGTAGCTGTCCACGAGGAGGGTGAGACGATCGCCCATCCCGCGGTACGTCGCGTAGGCGTACCCTTCGCTGGTCGCGGGCGGCTCGGCCGCGCCGAGCGAGAGCGCGGCCACGCCGAGGATCGCGGGAACGAATCGAAGTCCTCTCATGTTGTCACCGAACCCGCTCCGTCCCCCTGGAGCGGTTCCTTTCGTTCGCCGAGGGGTGCGATTCCCGCGCCAGCCGCGGCGGGCACGCCAACCGCACGTGATCTGCGTCGCTTCCGGCGTCCGATCACGGCTCGCAGGCGAGACCGGCTGAAGGCGCGGGGCCCCACACGGTCGGCCGAGCGCCGAGCGTGCAGGGGATAGGGGCCCCGAACGCTTGCGAGGCGCGCGGGCGGCCGATGTGGGTCGCGCCGAAGTCGGCCGCCGAGAAGCCGTGACCGGACGCGGGAGGGCGCCGGTGTTCGCTTTAGGGGACCGAACGTCCTGCGTGGAGGGCGTCGGGTCGGCTACGCGGCTCCGTCAGGGGAGACCGATTCGCGGGCGGCCGAGAGCCGCGGAGCCCTGGAGGCGAACGCCAGCGCCGCTGCGATACAGACCACCCCGCCCAGCCGGACGGCGACGGGCGTCCCCCAGAGCTTCGCGAGGGAGCCGGACAGCAGCGAGCCGAAGGGGGCCATCCCGAGGAACATGAGGGCGTACAGGCTCACCACGCGCCCGCGGAGGTCCGGGGGGGCCACGAGCTGGAGGAAAGCGTTGCTGGTGGCCATCTGCACGATCATCGCCCCCCCGATCACGACGAGCAGCGCCGCGGAGAGCCAGAAGGTCCTGGAGAACGAGAACGCGAAAAGACCGGCGCCGAAGAGGGTCATGGCCGCCGCCACGATGACGCCCGAACGACGGGTCGAGCGCCGTCTCGCGATCGACAGGGCGCCGAGCACGGCGCCCGCCCCCGCCGCGCCCATCAGGAACCCGAGGGTCCGCTGGCCGCCCCCCAGCACGTCCCGGGCGATCGCCGGCATCAGGATCGAGTACGACATGCCGAAGATGCTCGAGACCGCGACCAGCAGGAGGATCGTCCTCACGCGCGGCGTTCTCCACGCGTAGGCGATCCCCTCTCGGATCCCGGCGGTCCACGACATGGCGTCCGGCGCCGGCGCTTTCTCCCCCACGCGGATGAGCGCGAGGCCGACGAGCACCGCGAGGTACGACACCGCGTTGAGCAGGAAGCACGCCGTCTCGCCGAACTCGGCGAGGATGAGCCCGGCGATCGCCGGCCCCACGAGCCGGGCGGAGTTGAACGCCATGGAGTTCAGCGCGATGCCGTTCGGCAGGTCCTCCCGCCCGACGAGGTCGAACAGGAACGTCTGGCGGATCGGGACGTCGAAGGCGTTCACGGTCCCGAGGAGGAGCGCGAGGATCGCGACGTGCCAGACCCGCACCGATCCGCTGGCGGTGAGGTACGTCAGCACGCCCGCCTGGACCATCGAGAGAGACTGGGTCCAGAGGAGCGCGGTCTTCCGGTGAACGCGGTCGGCGAGGACGCCGCCCACGAGGGTGAACACCAGCATCGGGGAGAAGGCGCAGAACCCCACGACCCCCAGCTGGAAAGCGGAGTTCGAGAGGCGGAACACCAGCCAGCCCTGCGCCACCGATTGCATCCAGGTGCCGATCAGCGAAACGAACTGGCCGGTCCAGTAGAAGAGGAAATTCCGGTGCCTCAGGGCACGGAAGATCTCCGGCGCGAAGGGGAGGATCCGCCCTTCAACAGGGATCGTCATGGGCGCCGATTCTAGCCCGCGGTGCGCCGGCTCGCCCTAAGAGGGGCTGGCCGGAGACCGGCGGTTGGGCTAGATTCGGCGCGCGAAACACGGAGGGCTCCCCCGGTGACCAGGCGATCGTCGAAGCGGCTCCTGACCTTCCCGAACCCGGAACCGGCCCGCGACTTCACCATCGAGTTCACCTGCCCGGAGTTCACCTGCCTCTGCCCGAGGACCGGCCAGCCGGACTTCGCCACGATCTCGATTTCCTACGTGCCCGACCGCGCGTGCGTCGAGCTTAAGTCCCTGAAGCTCTACCTCTGGTCGTTCCGGGACGAGGGGCACTACCACGAGGCGGTGACCAACCGGATCCTCGACGACCTGGTGGCCGCGGTCCGGCCACGCAGGATGCGGGTGGTCGGGGATTTCAACGTCCGCGGTGGGATCCACACGGTCGTCACCGCGGAGCACGTCTCCCCACCGCGGCGTGGCGCGGCGCGTCAGAGAGGGAGCGCGGCCTCCAGAGCCTCCCGGTAGCGCTCCAGGGCCTCCTCTCCCAAGAGACAGAAGATCACCCTCCGCGGCGGCGCCCCGGACTCGAGGTGCCGGACGGCCTCCCCGAGCAGGATCCGGGCTGCGCGATCCATCGGAAAACCGAAGATGCCCGAGGAGATCGCCGGGAGGGCGATCGACTGGAGTCCCTTCTCCGAGGCGCGGGCGAGCGCGTCGCGGCACGCGGACGCGAGCAGCCGGTCGCTCTCCGCGGGGCCTTGCCGACCCCAGACCGGTCCGACCGCGTGGATCACGTACCGGGCGGGAAGGCGTCCGCCCGACGTGGCCCGTGCGCCGCCTTCCGGGCAGACCCCGATCCGGTCGCATTCCTCCTGCACCGTCGGCCCGCCCCTCCGGCGGATGGCTCCGGCGACACCTCCTCCGAGCTTCAGCGCGGAGTTCGCCGGATTCACCACCGCGTCCACCTCGAGGAGCGTGATGTCCCCTTCCACCAGCTCCAAGGACCCTCCTTCGACGACTCTGTGGTAGCGCGGCGCCATCCTTCATGCTCCCGAGGCCGGCCGGAGGCCCGACGCCATCTTATTCCAGGAGCGAGGCTTGGCGCCGTGGAGCCGCATTCGCTTGGCCCCGCCCGCCCAGGATGGTATAGTTCCGCAGCTTCCCGGGGCGCCCTGCGGCGTCCCTTCGAAAGGAGGAGGTGTCGAATCGACGAGAAGGTTCGTGTCAACAACCAGATCCGCCTGAGTCCCGTCCGCCTCATCGACGCCGAAGGCCAGCAGGTCGGCGTCGTTCCCCTCGAAGAAGCCCGCCGGTTGGCGGAGGACGCCGGCCTCGATCTTGTCGAGGTGGCACCCGAGGCGCGCCCCATCGTGGTCAGGATCATGGACTGGGGCAAGCACCGGTTCGAGACCGCGAAGAAGGCGCGCGAGGCACGTAAGAAAGAGAGCCGGATCACCGTCAAGCAGATCAAGCTGCGCCCGAACATCGACGATCACGATCTCGAGACCAAGCTCGCCCACGCCCGCCGCTTCCTGGTGGACGGCGACAAGGTCAAGGTCACCATCATGTTCCGCGGGCGCGACCTGCGCCGGCCGGAGAACGGACGGAAGGTCCTGGACAAGGTCATCGAGATGCTCACCGACGCGGCGCTGGTCGAGTCGGCTCCGGGCGAGATCGTCAATCGCGACATGAGCATGGTGCTCGGGCCTCGCAAGCACTGAGGCCCGGCGGCGGGCCCGCCGCGCATTCGCCGGCCTGGGCGCGCCCACCGCGCCGGCAGGGCGCCCACGAGGGAGCCGCCGGGGCCCGGCGCCTGACGCGTCGATTCTGGAGGCCGCCGTGATGATGCTCCGCAGCCCACTCGTGGGGTCCGCGCTTTCCGTTCTCGCCGCGCTCGCGGCCACGCTCCTCGCGAAGGAGCCGGAGCGGGGAGGCGGCTCGCCTCGCCGGATCTTCCCTTTCGCGGCCTCGGAATCGGTCCTGGACAACGGCCTCCGCGTCGTCGTGGTGCCGATGGACAGCCCCGGGATCGTGGCGCACTACCTCGTGGTCCGCACCGGCTCCCGGAACGAGGTGGAGCCGGGCCTCTCCGGGTTCGCCCACTTCTTCGAGCACATGATGTTCCGCGGCACCGAGCGCTATCCCTCGGACAAGTACAACGACGTCTTGAAGCGGCTCGGCGCCGACTCGAACGCGTTCACGACCGACGACTGGACCTGCTACCACGTCGTCGCCGCGTCGTCGGCGCTCGAGACCCTGATGGACCTCGAGTCGGACCGGTTCATGAACCTCAAGTACACGGTCGAGGCGTTCCAGAAAGAGGCCGGCGCGGTCCTCGGGGAGTACAACAAGAACTTCTCGGTGCCCTTCATGTCGATCCACGAGAAGCTCCGCGAGACCGCCTTCGACCGGCACACCTACAAGCACACCACCATGGGGTTCCTGAAGGACATTGAGGACATGCCCCACCAGTACGACTACAGCCTGAAGTTCTTCGAGCGGTGGTACCGCCCGGACAACTGCGTGCTGGTGGTGGCCGGGGACGTCGATCCCGGCCGCGTCCTGGAGCTGGCGAAGAAGTACTACTCCCCGTGGCGGAAGGGAGCGGCGTCGCTCGCCACCACCCTGGACGGCCCTCAGGGAGGGGAGCGCAAGGCCCACATCGCCTGGAAGAACCCGACGCTCCCGTACCTGGTCCTGTCCTGGCGCGTTCCGGCGTTCCGCCCGGACTCGGCCGAGGACCGGTCCCTCGACGTGCTGGCCGCGGCGGCGTTCTCCGAGACGAGCCCGCTCTACAAGGACCTGGTGCTCGACAAGCAATGGGTCGACGTGCTCGCCGCGAGCCACGAAGAGCGGCGGGATCCGTACCTGTTCACGGTGACGGTTCGCGTCAAGGACCCGGGGAAGGTCGGCGCCGTCCGCGACGCGATCGAGAGCGCGGTCAAGGAGCTCGGGCGGAAGCCGCTCCCCGCCGTGCGGATCGCCTCGGTGAAGCTCAATCTCCGCTACTCGTTCCTGGCCGGCCTGGACACCCCCGGCCGCGTCGCCGAGACCGTGGCGAATTTCATGCAGCTCACCGGCGACGTCGCCTCCATCGACACGACCTACGCGGCGTTCGAGGAAGTCACGGGAGCGGGGGTTCGGGACGCGGCGGCCCGTTTCCTCAAACCCGAGAACCGGACCGAGATCACCCTGGCGCCCGAGAAGGAGGCGAAGCGATGATCAAGCTCGCGCACCTCGTCCCCGCCTTCGCCGTCGTGGCGGCGGGTCTGATCGCCGCCGGGGCCGACGGCCTCCTCGCTGCGTCGCGAAAGGGGGCGGCGGACGCGGGCGGCTCGCGGATCCCTTCGACGCTCGTCCCGTCCAACGACAACCCCCTCGTCGCGCTCAGGATCCTGTTCCACGTGGGATCCGTGAACGACCCGAAGGGGAAGGAAGGGCTCGCGGACCTCACGGCGGCGATGCTCGCCGAGGGGGGAGCCAAGAAGCTCTCGTACCCCCAGCTCCTCGATGCCCTGTTCCCGATGGCCGCCTCGATCGGAGTCCGGGCCGACCGGGAGGTCACCGTGGTCTACGGGACCGTCCACCGCGACAACCTCGCCGGGTACCACGCCCTGCTGCGCCAGGTGCTGCTGACGCCGCGATTCGACTCCGCGGACTTCGAGCGGCTCAGGGCCGATCAGCTCAACGACCTCACCACGAGGCTCCGCGCCGCGGACGACGAGAACCTCGGCAAGGAGGCGCTGGCCGCCGCGATGTACGCCGGCCAGCCTTACGGCAGGCCGGTGTCCGGCACGGTGGCGGGGATCAAGTCGATCACGCTCGAGGACGTGAAGGCCTTCTGGGCCCGGCACTTCACCCGGAACAACGTCGAGCTGGGGCTCGCGGGCGGGTACCCCGAGCCGTTCGCGCGGGAGGTCGCCGCCGATCTCCTGAAGCTCCCCGAGGGCAAACCGAAGCCCGCGGACCTTCCGGCGCCCCGCCCCCCCGAGGGGATCGAGGCGACGATCGTGACGAAATCCGCGCGCGCCTCGGCGATCTCCATCGGGTTCCCGCTGGCCGTGACGCGGTCCGACGACGACTTCTACCCGCTGATGGTGGCGAACTCGTTCCTTGGCGAGCACCGCACGTTCAACGGCCGGCTCATGAACAAGATGCGGTCCGAGCGCGGCCTCAACTACGGCGACTACTCGTACGTCGAGAGCTTCATCCAGGAGGGCGGCTCGACCTTCCCGCGGCCGAACACGCCGAGGCGCCGCCAGGCGTTCACGATCTGGATCCGGCCGGTCCCGCCCGAGGCCGTCCACTTCGCGATCCGCCAGGCGATGCGCGAGCTGGACCGGCTGGTGCGGGAGGGGATGACCCAGGCGGACTTCGACTCGACGAGGGAATTCCTGCTCAGCTACAGCCGGCTCTTCACGCAGACCGCCTCCCGGCGGCTCGGCTACGAGATGGACGGGAAGTTCTACGGGAAGGGGAGTCTCGTGGACGAGCTGCAGAAGCGGCTCCCGGCCATGACCGTCGAGCAGGTGAACGCCGCGATCCGGAAGTACCTAGAGGCCCGGAACGCCTACCTCGCCGTGGTGACCGACGACGACGGGGCGAAGGGGCTGGCGGAGGCGCTCGCGTCCAATGCTCCATCGCCGATGAAGTACGAAACGGCGACGAAGCCGGAGGTTCTCGAGGAGGACAAGGAGATCTCGGTCTTCCCCCTCAAGGTCGACTGCGAGCGGCTGCGGATCGTGCCGGCGACGGAGCTGTTCGAGAAGTAGCCCGGACGCTCGGTGAGCGCGACCGGGAGGGCGAGAACTCCGCAATGAGAGCATCCGTCTTCATCGCGACGAGCCTCGACGGCTTCATCGCTCGCGCCGACGGCGGCCTCGATTGGCTGCCGCCGGGCGGCGGCGAGCCCCACGGCTACGACGAGTTCATGGCGACGGTGGACGCGCTCGTCATCGGCCGAAAGACCTTCGAGACGGTCCTGGCCTTCGACGCGTGGCCCTACGGCGAGAAGCCCGTGTTCGCGCTGAGCACGCGCGCGCTCCCTCCCGCCCCTTCCGGGGCGAGGATCGAGCGCATGTCGGGGCCTCCTGCCGAGATCGTGTCGCAGCTCGAGGCGCGCGGCGTTCGGCACGTCTACGTGGACGGCGGCGTCACGATCCAGCGGTTCCTCGTGGACGGACTCATCCAGCGCCTCTTCATCACGCGCGTTCCCGTTCTCCTTGGGGCGGGGATCCCCCTCTTCGGCGCGCTCGAGCGTGACGTCGTCCTTCGCCACGTTGCGACGCGGCAGTTTCAAAGCGGCCTCGTGCAGAGCGAGTATGTGATCCCCGCCTCTGATGGGCATGTAGAGGAGATTCCATGGTTCAAGTGACGATCGATGGAGACACGGTTCTCTTCGAAGTCGAAGGATGGGACAAGCTCTGGTCGTTGAGGAGCCGCCTCGGAATCCCTCTCGCCCATATCAAGGGGGCTCACCCTGATCCCGATCCGGCCATGGGGTGGTTCAAGGGTCTCAAGCTGGCAGGCACCGACGTCCCCTACGTCTTCAAGGCGGGCACGTTCTACCAGGAGGGTGGCTTGATCTTCTGGGACGTGCGTCACCCGGAGCACGCGTTGGCCGTCGATCTCGAGCACGAGCGGTACCGGAAGCTGGT
This is a stretch of genomic DNA from Terriglobia bacterium. It encodes these proteins:
- the queF gene encoding preQ(1) synthase, translating into MTRRSSKRLLTFPNPEPARDFTIEFTCPEFTCLCPRTGQPDFATISISYVPDRACVELKSLKLYLWSFRDEGHYHEAVTNRILDDLVAAVRPRRMRVVGDFNVRGGIHTVVTAEHVSPPRRGAARQRGSAASRASR
- a CDS encoding insulinase family protein, whose protein sequence is MMLRSPLVGSALSVLAALAATLLAKEPERGGGSPRRIFPFAASESVLDNGLRVVVVPMDSPGIVAHYLVVRTGSRNEVEPGLSGFAHFFEHMMFRGTERYPSDKYNDVLKRLGADSNAFTTDDWTCYHVVAASSALETLMDLESDRFMNLKYTVEAFQKEAGAVLGEYNKNFSVPFMSIHEKLRETAFDRHTYKHTTMGFLKDIEDMPHQYDYSLKFFERWYRPDNCVLVVAGDVDPGRVLELAKKYYSPWRKGAASLATTLDGPQGGERKAHIAWKNPTLPYLVLSWRVPAFRPDSAEDRSLDVLAAAAFSETSPLYKDLVLDKQWVDVLAASHEERRDPYLFTVTVRVKDPGKVGAVRDAIESAVKELGRKPLPAVRIASVKLNLRYSFLAGLDTPGRVAETVANFMQLTGDVASIDTTYAAFEEVTGAGVRDAAARFLKPENRTEITLAPEKEAKR
- a CDS encoding trypsin-like peptidase domain-containing protein; protein product: MRGRAWIFGCLFVVAVGVVLGKGLWTGPQAVPSEGTGSDEAAAQAPERAGGAQLSPAPVAPIPEGLGAEERRDIEVFRQASASVVFITSIALRRDFWSFDVMQIPQGTGSGFVWDKKGHIVTNFHVIEAGDKFSVTLADRSEWEADVVGAASDKDLAVLRIAAPTDRLVPLTQGKSHDLLVGQKVLALGNPFGLDHSMTSGIVSALGRELKSPNGRIIRDVIQTDAAINPGNSGGPLLDSSGRLIGVNAAIVSPNGASAGIGFAVPVDTVKRLVPQLIEKGRAVNPGVGVALLSDAQASQFGLEGAVVLSVVAGSPADHAGIEGIGRSRRGYVVGDIVIAVDGKAVKTTDDLSYAFETAGVGRTVTLTLERQGQKRDVKVTLRDIR
- a CDS encoding MFS transporter; its protein translation is MTIPVEGRILPFAPEIFRALRHRNFLFYWTGQFVSLIGTWMQSVAQGWLVFRLSNSAFQLGVVGFCAFSPMLVFTLVGGVLADRVHRKTALLWTQSLSMVQAGVLTYLTASGSVRVWHVAILALLLGTVNAFDVPIRQTFLFDLVGREDLPNGIALNSMAFNSARLVGPAIAGLILAEFGETACFLLNAVSYLAVLVGLALIRVGEKAPAPDAMSWTAGIREGIAYAWRTPRVRTILLLVAVSSIFGMSYSILMPAIARDVLGGGQRTLGFLMGAAGAGAVLGALSIARRRSTRRSGVIVAAAMTLFGAGLFAFSFSRTFWLSAALLVVIGGAMIVQMATSNAFLQLVAPPDLRGRVVSLYALMFLGMAPFGSLLSGSLAKLWGTPVAVRLGGVVCIAAALAFASRAPRLSAARESVSPDGAA
- a CDS encoding insulinase family protein — translated: MIKLAHLVPAFAVVAAGLIAAGADGLLAASRKGAADAGGSRIPSTLVPSNDNPLVALRILFHVGSVNDPKGKEGLADLTAAMLAEGGAKKLSYPQLLDALFPMAASIGVRADREVTVVYGTVHRDNLAGYHALLRQVLLTPRFDSADFERLRADQLNDLTTRLRAADDENLGKEALAAAMYAGQPYGRPVSGTVAGIKSITLEDVKAFWARHFTRNNVELGLAGGYPEPFAREVAADLLKLPEGKPKPADLPAPRPPEGIEATIVTKSARASAISIGFPLAVTRSDDDFYPLMVANSFLGEHRTFNGRLMNKMRSERGLNYGDYSYVESFIQEGGSTFPRPNTPRRRQAFTIWIRPVPPEAVHFAIRQAMRELDRLVREGMTQADFDSTREFLLSYSRLFTQTASRRLGYEMDGKFYGKGSLVDELQKRLPAMTVEQVNAAIRKYLEARNAYLAVVTDDDGAKGLAEALASNAPSPMKYETATKPEVLEEDKEISVFPLKVDCERLRIVPATELFEK
- a CDS encoding macro domain-containing protein; translation: MAPRYHRVVEGGSLELVEGDITLLEVDAVVNPANSALKLGGGVAGAIRRRGGPTVQEECDRIGVCPEGGARATSGGRLPARYVIHAVGPVWGRQGPAESDRLLASACRDALARASEKGLQSIALPAISSGIFGFPMDRAARILLGEAVRHLESGAPPRRVIFCLLGEEALERYREALEAALPL
- the infC gene encoding translation initiation factor IF-3 yields the protein MRRPFERRRCRIDEKVRVNNQIRLSPVRLIDAEGQQVGVVPLEEARRLAEDAGLDLVEVAPEARPIVVRIMDWGKHRFETAKKAREARKKESRITVKQIKLRPNIDDHDLETKLAHARRFLVDGDKVKVTIMFRGRDLRRPENGRKVLDKVIEMLTDAALVESAPGEIVNRDMSMVLGPRKH
- a CDS encoding dihydrofolate reductase family protein, producing MRASVFIATSLDGFIARADGGLDWLPPGGGEPHGYDEFMATVDALVIGRKTFETVLAFDAWPYGEKPVFALSTRALPPAPSGARIERMSGPPAEIVSQLEARGVRHVYVDGGVTIQRFLVDGLIQRLFITRVPVLLGAGIPLFGALERDVVLRHVATRQFQSGLVQSEYVIPASDGHVEEIPWFK